A stretch of Saccharothrix texasensis DNA encodes these proteins:
- a CDS encoding non-ribosomal peptide synthetase, with translation MIAAQALRTPDAPAVISAGGVVGYRELEERANRLAHVLVAQGARRERVVAVAMPRSVDNVVARLAVLKSGAAYLPIDPDYPADRIAFMVSDAEPLLVLSDLPPLDDQPATAPDVAIRPEDPAYVIYTSGSTGRPKGVVVPHRGLPAFSAAEIGHFDVRPGDRVLQFSSPSFDASVLELCMALPAGAALVVPPPGPLLGDQLAEVIAGFGVTHALIPPVALATVPDVELPSFRTLVVGGDACPPDLVAKWAPGRRMINAYGPTESTVVTSWSEPLEPGGTPPIGRPIPGTEVRVLDDELRPATEGELYVTGVGLARGYLGRPGLTAQRFLADPLGRPGARMYRTGDVVRTRADGQLEFVGRADHQVKIRGFRVEPGEIEALLRQRPGVEHAVVIARGEPKRLVAYVVGTAEGLREHLVSRLPDYLVPSAFVPLEAFPLTPNGKLDRDALPEPVVGDVPDDHVEPRTDAERRVADVWSDVLGAPRVGAHDDFFALGGDSILAVRALSRLGGLPVRAMFSHRTVAALAEALPDQDGTPIPRVPRDGPLPLSPAQRRLFSLDGTAEQNTAVGIRLTGRLDVPRLARALDALACRHDALRTTFDVVGDEPVQVVASHGTIPLRVLPAPAGATTDPTEPGWTEPGQAAPGTGGPASADLGLDEPFDLRRGPLTRAVLLPLGPDEHLLALVQHHIVTDGWSVQVLLRELAELYAGGQPDEPPVQYPDFTAWDRARPAGDVAYWRDRLDGVEALDLPTDRPRPPLRTTAGAVLRRPLPADLVRRLTGVGRAHDATLFMTLTAAVQLLLSARSRQRDVAVGTVSSGRDHADLERAVGFFVRTLVLRSWVDPDLPFTAFLDQVRDTALEAFAHDDVPFDRVVEAVRPDPDPGRTPLVQAVVALQQPLLPGPAFGELTAAEHDLPRPVARFDLVVEFWPRGDDLALTVEYNTDLFDAATIDALGDDLEALLRLVVDDPDRPLRDLVTLDFQPDDAVRIRGSRVDLAEVERAIRRHHDVTDAAVVVAGTRLVAYVTPPVNAPALQGFLGQVLPAHAVPTTVVGLDHLDRDALPTPPDDRAEVRYVAPRTPVEAVLADVFAEVLGAARVGVRDNFFALGGDSILGIQVVTRARRAGLVLTSRDIFAHQTIAAIAPHVTRDLPPAADQGVVTGDAPLTPIQRWFLDSHAVRPEHFDQSVVVDLDPDLDVPALRTALVALVEHHDALRTRFEGDRQVVGPVTHADPLAVDHFDLTRGPLLRAEVLDDASVRLTAHHLVVDGVSWRVLVEDLTTAYRQARAGEAVRIGRKTTSFRDWATRLADHASHGFDAELAHWTAVAATPTAIPVDRTGPNTVGSQREVTVRLTAAETDALLRDVPGVYRTQVNDVLLTALGRVLADWTGRPRVLVDLEGHGREELFADVDLSRTVGWFTTVFPVALDLPGNDRAPGSDWGTALKSVKEQLRAVPGRGLGYGALRHLARTAPACDPRVSFNYLGRFDADQRDLELFADPRAPRPHLLDVVGQVRGDRLEFRFHYSENAHDRDTVAHLADGFAAALRGIVAHCAEPGAGGRTPSDFPLARLTQAEVDLITGEDAYPLTPMQAGMVFHGLGDKGVYFQQTTFVVDGVTDPAAFAASWQRVVDRTPVLRSSVLWEGVRQPLQVVHEHVRVPFTFLDWSGLDEATRTRRLRDLLAEDRAEGLDLAAPPLMRVAIARLSPTSVQVLWTFHHVLLDGWSVFHVLSDVLGEPAQRRPFRDYVAWTAEQDEAQAQEHWRRVLAGFDSPTPLPADRPAEHGTSSQRLRVELTDEESARLYEFARRHRVTPSAIVQGAWALLLARSSGQRDVCFGATVSGRPAELPGVDAITGIFINTLPVRVRVDGAEPVADWLRALQDAQVESRRFEHVPLADIQSWSGVERGTNLFDSVVVFENYPVEPAEDMGLRELSAVETTSFPLSATVYPAERLGLLLGYEPAMFERAGVERLGDRLRRLLVGLVADPDRPVADVPWLSEDEVRQVLVDWNGAVADEPTTTIPELFAAQAARTPDAVAVTCEGEHLTYRELDERTNRLAHHLVGLGAGPERIVALRLPRSLDQVVAVLAVLKSGAAYLPLDPAYPAERIAATLDDARPVAVLSEIPDLAGQPATAPTPALRPDHSAYVIYTSGSTGRPKGVVIPHGNVVRLFSATDHWFRLGPDDVVSMFHSYAFDVSVFELWAALLHGGRLVVVPYAVSRSPRDFARLLADEGVTILSQTPSAFYQLIPEKPTGLSLRCVIFAGEALEPAKLEGWDGPGALINMYGITETTVHVTYTEVDGSIGVAMPDLRIYVLDEDLNPVPPRVPGEMYVAGPGLARGYLRRPGLTASRFVANPFGPPGSRMYRSGDLARWEDGVLHYLGRADQQVKIRGFRIELGEVESVLAAHPAVAQVVVVANEQRLVAYYVPDKPTTASELRDHTAEVLPDHMVPAAFVALESLPLTVNGKLDRVALPAPERDAVTSGEYVAPRTETEDAIAAIWADVLGVGRVGVEDSFFTLGGDSIRSLHITSRTKAAFGIDLSPRDILTSRTVSALADLVEELVLADLEALAADTEA, from the coding sequence TTGATCGCCGCGCAGGCGCTGCGCACTCCGGACGCACCCGCGGTCATATCGGCCGGCGGTGTGGTCGGCTACCGGGAACTCGAAGAACGCGCGAACCGGCTCGCGCACGTGCTCGTCGCCCAGGGGGCGCGGCGGGAGCGCGTGGTGGCGGTCGCCATGCCGCGGTCGGTGGACAACGTGGTGGCGCGGCTCGCGGTGCTGAAGAGCGGCGCCGCGTACCTGCCGATCGACCCGGACTACCCGGCCGACCGGATCGCCTTCATGGTCTCCGACGCCGAGCCGCTGCTCGTGCTCTCCGACCTGCCGCCGCTCGACGACCAGCCCGCCACCGCGCCCGACGTGGCGATCCGGCCGGAGGACCCGGCCTACGTGATCTACACGTCCGGGTCGACCGGTCGTCCCAAGGGCGTGGTGGTGCCGCACCGGGGCCTGCCGGCGTTCTCCGCCGCCGAGATCGGCCACTTCGACGTGCGGCCGGGCGACCGGGTCCTCCAGTTCTCCTCGCCCAGCTTCGACGCCTCGGTGCTGGAGCTGTGCATGGCGCTGCCCGCGGGCGCGGCGCTCGTGGTGCCGCCGCCCGGTCCGCTGCTCGGCGACCAGCTCGCGGAGGTGATCGCCGGGTTCGGCGTGACGCACGCGCTGATCCCGCCGGTCGCGCTGGCCACCGTGCCCGACGTCGAGCTGCCCTCGTTCCGCACCCTGGTCGTCGGCGGTGACGCCTGCCCGCCCGACCTGGTGGCGAAGTGGGCGCCCGGCCGTCGCATGATCAACGCCTACGGGCCGACCGAGTCCACCGTGGTCACGTCGTGGAGCGAGCCGCTGGAGCCGGGCGGCACGCCGCCCATCGGCCGTCCCATCCCGGGCACCGAGGTCCGCGTGCTGGACGACGAGCTGCGCCCCGCCACCGAGGGCGAGCTGTACGTGACCGGCGTCGGCCTGGCGCGGGGCTACCTCGGCCGGCCGGGGCTGACCGCGCAACGGTTCCTGGCCGACCCCCTGGGCCGGCCCGGCGCCCGCATGTACCGCACCGGCGACGTGGTCCGCACCCGCGCCGACGGCCAGCTCGAGTTCGTCGGCCGCGCCGACCACCAGGTGAAGATCCGCGGCTTCCGGGTCGAGCCCGGCGAGATCGAGGCGCTGCTGCGGCAGCGGCCCGGCGTGGAGCACGCCGTCGTCATCGCGCGCGGCGAGCCGAAGCGGCTGGTGGCCTACGTCGTCGGCACCGCGGAAGGGCTGCGGGAACACCTCGTCAGCAGACTGCCGGACTACCTCGTGCCCTCCGCCTTCGTGCCGCTGGAAGCGTTCCCGCTCACGCCCAACGGGAAGCTGGACCGCGACGCGCTGCCCGAGCCGGTCGTCGGCGACGTCCCGGACGACCACGTCGAGCCGCGCACCGACGCCGAGCGCCGGGTCGCCGACGTGTGGTCCGACGTCCTCGGCGCGCCCCGGGTCGGCGCGCACGACGACTTCTTCGCCCTCGGCGGCGACTCGATCCTGGCGGTGCGGGCGCTGTCACGGCTCGGCGGGCTGCCGGTGCGGGCGATGTTCAGCCACCGCACGGTCGCCGCGCTCGCCGAGGCCCTGCCCGACCAGGACGGCACGCCGATCCCGCGCGTGCCGCGGGACGGGCCGCTGCCCCTCTCCCCCGCCCAGCGCCGCTTGTTCTCCCTGGACGGCACGGCCGAGCAGAACACCGCCGTCGGCATCCGGCTGACCGGTCGGCTGGACGTGCCGCGCCTCGCCCGGGCGCTGGACGCGCTGGCGTGCCGCCACGACGCGCTGCGCACGACGTTCGACGTGGTGGGCGACGAGCCGGTGCAGGTCGTCGCGTCACACGGCACGATCCCGCTGCGCGTGCTGCCCGCGCCGGCGGGCGCGACGACGGACCCGACCGAGCCGGGCTGGACCGAACCGGGCCAGGCCGCGCCGGGCACGGGTGGACCCGCTTCGGCCGACCTCGGCCTCGACGAGCCGTTCGACCTGCGGCGGGGGCCCCTCACCCGGGCCGTGCTCCTCCCCCTCGGCCCGGACGAGCACCTGCTGGCCCTCGTCCAGCACCACATCGTCACCGACGGCTGGTCGGTGCAGGTGCTGTTGCGGGAGCTGGCCGAGCTGTACGCGGGCGGGCAGCCGGACGAGCCGCCCGTGCAGTACCCGGACTTCACCGCCTGGGACCGGGCCAGGCCCGCGGGCGACGTGGCCTACTGGCGCGACCGGCTCGACGGCGTCGAGGCGCTCGACCTGCCCACCGACCGCCCCCGCCCGCCGCTGCGCACCACGGCCGGCGCGGTGCTGCGGCGCCCGTTGCCGGCGGACCTCGTCCGGCGGCTGACGGGCGTCGGCCGCGCGCACGACGCCACCCTGTTCATGACGCTCACCGCCGCCGTGCAGCTGCTGCTGTCGGCCCGCAGCCGGCAGCGGGACGTCGCCGTGGGCACGGTCAGCTCCGGCCGCGACCACGCCGACCTCGAACGCGCCGTCGGGTTCTTCGTCCGCACGCTGGTGCTGCGCTCCTGGGTGGACCCCGACCTGCCGTTCACCGCGTTCCTCGACCAGGTGCGGGACACGGCGCTGGAGGCCTTCGCGCACGACGACGTGCCGTTCGACCGGGTGGTGGAGGCGGTGCGCCCCGACCCGGACCCCGGCCGCACGCCGCTCGTGCAGGCCGTCGTCGCGCTCCAGCAGCCGCTGCTGCCCGGCCCCGCGTTCGGCGAGCTGACCGCGGCCGAGCACGACCTCCCGCGCCCCGTGGCCCGGTTCGACCTGGTGGTGGAGTTCTGGCCGCGCGGCGACGACCTCGCGCTGACCGTCGAGTACAACACCGACCTGTTCGACGCGGCCACGATCGACGCGCTGGGCGACGACCTGGAAGCGCTGCTGCGCCTGGTGGTGGACGACCCCGACCGCCCGCTGCGCGACCTCGTCACCCTCGACTTCCAGCCGGACGACGCGGTCCGCATCCGGGGCTCCCGGGTCGACCTCGCCGAGGTCGAGCGGGCGATCCGCCGCCACCACGACGTGACCGACGCCGCCGTGGTCGTGGCCGGCACCCGACTCGTCGCCTACGTGACGCCCCCGGTGAACGCCCCGGCGTTGCAGGGGTTCCTCGGCCAGGTGCTGCCCGCGCACGCCGTGCCCACCACGGTCGTCGGCCTCGACCACCTCGACCGCGACGCGCTGCCCACACCCCCGGACGACCGCGCGGAGGTCCGCTACGTGGCGCCGCGCACGCCCGTCGAGGCCGTGCTGGCCGACGTGTTCGCCGAGGTGCTCGGCGCGGCCCGGGTCGGCGTGCGGGACAACTTCTTCGCCCTGGGCGGCGACTCGATCCTGGGCATCCAGGTCGTCACCCGCGCCCGCCGCGCGGGCCTGGTGCTCACCTCGCGGGACATCTTCGCGCACCAGACCATCGCGGCCATCGCGCCGCACGTGACCCGCGACCTGCCGCCCGCCGCCGACCAGGGCGTGGTGACCGGCGACGCGCCGCTCACCCCGATCCAGCGCTGGTTCCTCGACAGCCACGCGGTGCGGCCGGAGCACTTCGACCAGTCCGTGGTGGTGGACCTCGACCCCGACCTCGACGTGCCCGCCCTCCGCACCGCCCTGGTCGCGCTGGTCGAGCACCACGACGCGCTGCGCACCCGGTTCGAGGGCGACCGCCAGGTGGTCGGCCCCGTCACGCACGCCGACCCGCTGGCGGTGGACCACTTCGACCTCACCCGCGGGCCGCTGCTGCGCGCCGAGGTCCTCGACGACGCGTCGGTCCGGCTGACCGCGCACCACCTCGTGGTCGACGGCGTGTCCTGGCGCGTGCTGGTCGAAGACCTGACCACCGCCTACCGCCAGGCCCGCGCCGGCGAGGCCGTCCGCATCGGGCGCAAGACGACGTCGTTCCGCGACTGGGCGACCCGGCTCGCCGACCATGCCTCGCACGGCTTCGACGCCGAGCTGGCCCACTGGACGGCCGTGGCCGCCACGCCGACCGCCATCCCGGTCGACCGGACCGGCCCGAACACGGTCGGCTCGCAGCGGGAGGTCACCGTGCGGCTCACCGCGGCGGAGACCGACGCGCTGCTGCGCGACGTGCCCGGCGTGTACCGCACCCAGGTCAACGACGTGCTGCTGACCGCGCTGGGCCGGGTGCTGGCCGACTGGACGGGCCGCCCGCGCGTCCTGGTCGACCTGGAGGGCCACGGCCGCGAGGAGCTGTTCGCCGACGTCGACCTGTCCCGCACGGTCGGCTGGTTCACCACCGTCTTCCCCGTCGCGCTCGACCTGCCCGGGAACGACCGTGCGCCCGGAAGCGACTGGGGCACGGCGCTCAAGTCCGTGAAGGAGCAGCTGCGGGCCGTGCCCGGACGCGGCCTCGGCTACGGCGCGCTGCGCCACCTGGCCCGCACCGCGCCCGCCTGCGACCCCCGGGTCTCGTTCAACTACCTGGGCCGGTTCGACGCCGACCAGCGCGACCTGGAGCTGTTCGCCGACCCGCGCGCGCCGCGCCCGCACCTGCTCGACGTGGTCGGCCAGGTGCGCGGCGACCGGCTGGAGTTCCGCTTCCACTACAGCGAGAACGCCCACGACCGGGACACCGTCGCCCACCTCGCCGACGGGTTCGCCGCCGCGCTGCGCGGCATCGTGGCGCACTGCGCCGAGCCGGGCGCGGGCGGCCGCACGCCGTCGGACTTCCCGCTGGCGCGCCTGACCCAGGCCGAGGTGGACCTGATCACCGGCGAGGACGCCTACCCGCTCACCCCGATGCAGGCGGGCATGGTGTTCCACGGGCTCGGCGACAAGGGCGTGTACTTCCAGCAGACCACGTTCGTGGTGGACGGCGTGACCGACCCGGCCGCGTTCGCCGCCTCCTGGCAGCGGGTGGTCGACCGGACGCCGGTGCTGCGCAGCAGCGTGCTGTGGGAGGGCGTGCGGCAGCCGTTGCAGGTCGTGCACGAGCACGTGCGGGTGCCGTTCACGTTCCTGGACTGGAGCGGGCTGGACGAGGCGACCCGCACCCGGCGGCTGCGCGACCTGCTGGCCGAGGACCGGGCCGAGGGCCTCGACCTGGCCGCGCCGCCGCTGATGCGGGTCGCCATCGCCCGCCTGTCGCCGACGAGCGTGCAGGTGCTGTGGACGTTCCACCACGTGCTGCTCGACGGCTGGAGCGTCTTCCACGTGCTGTCCGACGTGCTCGGCGAACCGGCGCAGCGGCGGCCGTTCCGCGACTACGTCGCCTGGACCGCCGAGCAGGACGAGGCGCAGGCGCAGGAGCACTGGCGGCGGGTGCTGGCCGGGTTCGACTCGCCCACGCCGCTGCCCGCCGACCGCCCGGCCGAGCACGGCACGTCGTCGCAGCGCCTCCGCGTCGAGCTGACCGACGAGGAGTCCGCGCGGCTCTACGAGTTCGCCCGCCGGCACCGCGTCACGCCCAGCGCGATCGTGCAGGGCGCGTGGGCGCTGCTGCTGGCCCGCTCCAGCGGACAGCGGGACGTGTGCTTCGGCGCGACGGTCTCCGGCCGGCCGGCGGAGCTGCCCGGCGTGGACGCGATCACCGGCATCTTCATCAACACCCTGCCGGTCCGGGTCCGGGTCGACGGCGCCGAGCCGGTGGCCGACTGGCTGCGCGCGTTGCAGGACGCGCAGGTCGAGTCGCGGCGGTTCGAGCACGTGCCGCTGGCCGACATCCAGTCGTGGAGCGGTGTCGAGCGCGGCACGAACCTCTTCGACAGCGTCGTGGTGTTCGAGAACTACCCGGTCGAGCCGGCCGAGGACATGGGGTTGCGCGAGCTGTCCGCGGTCGAGACGACGAGCTTCCCGCTCAGCGCCACCGTCTACCCGGCCGAGCGGCTCGGCCTGCTGCTGGGCTACGAGCCCGCGATGTTCGAGCGGGCGGGGGTCGAGCGGCTCGGCGACCGGCTGCGCAGGCTGCTGGTCGGCCTCGTCGCCGACCCGGACCGGCCGGTGGCCGACGTGCCCTGGTTGTCCGAGGACGAGGTCCGCCAGGTGCTGGTCGACTGGAACGGCGCGGTCGCCGACGAGCCGACCACCACGATCCCCGAGCTGTTCGCCGCCCAGGCCGCCCGCACGCCGGACGCGGTCGCGGTGACGTGCGAGGGCGAGCACCTGACCTACCGCGAGCTGGACGAGCGGACCAACCGGCTGGCCCACCACCTGGTCGGCCTGGGCGCCGGGCCCGAGCGGATCGTCGCGCTGCGGCTGCCCCGGTCGCTGGACCAGGTCGTCGCGGTGCTGGCGGTGCTCAAGTCGGGCGCGGCCTACCTGCCGCTGGACCCGGCGTACCCGGCCGAGCGGATCGCGGCCACCCTCGACGACGCCCGGCCGGTGGCCGTGCTGTCGGAGATCCCGGACCTCGCCGGTCAGCCGGCCACGGCTCCGACGCCGGCGCTGCGGCCCGACCACTCGGCCTACGTGATCTACACCTCCGGTTCCACCGGACGGCCCAAGGGCGTGGTCATCCCGCACGGCAACGTGGTGCGGCTGTTCTCGGCCACCGACCACTGGTTCCGGCTCGGCCCCGACGACGTGGTGTCGATGTTCCACAGCTACGCCTTCGACGTCTCGGTGTTCGAGCTGTGGGCCGCGCTGCTGCACGGCGGCCGGCTCGTGGTCGTGCCCTACGCGGTGTCGCGCTCGCCGCGCGACTTCGCCCGGCTGCTGGCCGACGAGGGCGTGACGATCCTGAGCCAGACGCCGTCGGCGTTCTACCAGCTGATCCCGGAGAAGCCGACCGGGCTGAGCCTGCGCTGCGTGATCTTCGCCGGCGAGGCGCTGGAGCCGGCCAAGCTGGAGGGCTGGGACGGCCCCGGCGCGCTGATCAACATGTACGGAATCACCGAGACCACCGTGCACGTCACCTACACCGAGGTCGACGGCAGCATCGGCGTGGCCATGCCGGACCTGCGGATCTACGTGCTGGACGAGGACCTGAACCCGGTGCCGCCGCGCGTGCCGGGCGAGATGTACGTGGCCGGGCCCGGGTTGGCCCGCGGCTACCTGCGCCGGCCGGGGCTGACCGCGTCGCGGTTCGTCGCGAACCCGTTCGGCCCGCCCGGTTCCCGCATGTACCGCAGCGGCGACCTGGCCCGGTGGGAGGACGGCGTGCTGCACTACCTGGGGCGCGCCGACCAGCAGGTGAAGATCCGCGGGTTCCGGATCGAACTCGGCGAGGTGGAATCGGTGCTCGCCGCGCATCCTGCCGTCGCCCAGGTCGTTGTAGTGGCGAACGAACAACGCTTGGTCGCGTACTACGTGCCGGACAAGCCGACTACGGCGTCGGAGCTGCGCGACCACACGGCCGAGGTCCTGCCCGACCACATGGTGCCCGCCGCGTTCGTCGCACTGGAAAGCCTGCCGTTGACCGTGAACGGCAAGCTCGACCGCGTCGCGCTCCCCGCGCCCGAGCGCGACGCGGTCACGTCCGGGGAGTACGTCGCGCCCCGGACCGAGACCGAGGACGCGATCGCCGCCATCTGGGCGGACGTGCTCGGCGTCGGCCGGGTCGGGGTCGAGGACAGCTTCTTCACCCTGGGCGGCGACTCCATCCGCAGCCTGCACATCACCTCCAGGACCAAGGCGGCGTTCGGCATCGACCTGTCCCCGCGCGACATCCTCACCTCCCGCACCGTGTCCGCCCTGGCCGATCTGGTCGAGGAACTGGTGCTCGCCGATCTCGAAGCCCTCGCTGCCGACACGGAGGCGTGA